A genomic region of Equus caballus isolate H_3958 breed thoroughbred chromosome 1, TB-T2T, whole genome shotgun sequence contains the following coding sequences:
- the OR4K17B gene encoding olfactory receptor family 4 subfamily K member 17B (The RefSeq protein has 2 substitutions compared to this genomic sequence) — translation MESMEQLNQSQVSEFVLLGLTNSQDIQFLLFALFSVIYVLTVSGNLLIVVTVFYIPNLHTPMYFLLGNLSFVDMTLASFATPKMIVNLVKKQKIISFAGCFTQIFLLHLLGGAEMVLLVFMAYDRYVAICKPLHYMAIMNKKVCVLLIVTSWFLGLLHAGLQIPFVVNLPFCGPNTVESIFCDLPLVTKLACIDTYIVEIVIVANSGMISLSCFSILLISYSVILITIRSHSSTGQSKAHATLTAYITVVIIFFGPCIFIYIWPCSNHSVDKFLAVFYTIVTPILNPIIYTLRNKEMKTAINKLWNAFVTSREDS, via the coding sequence ATGGAGTCCATGGAACAATTAAATCAGTCCCAAGTGTCAGAGTTTGTTTCGCTGGGACTGACCAACTCTCAGGATATACAGTTTCTTCTCTTTGCACTATTCTCAGTAATCTATGTGCTCACAGTTTCAGGTAACCTTCTCATTGTGGTCACAGTGTTTTACATCCCAAACctgcacacccccatgtactttcTCCTTGGGAACCTTTCCTTTGTGGATATGACCCTTGCATCCTTTGCCACCCCTAAGATGATTGTGAACTTGGTAAAAAAGCAGAAGATCATTTCCTTTGCTGGATGCTTCACACAGATCTTTCTCCTTCACTTACTGGGTGGAGCTGAAATGGTACTTTTGGTATTCATGGCATATGACAGATATGTGGCTATTTGTAAGCCCCTACATTACATGGCCATCATGAACAAGAAGGTGTGTGTTTTGCTGATAGTGACCTCATGGTTCTTAGGTCTCCTTCATGCAGGGCTTCAGATTCCCTTTGTTGTGAACCTGCCATTCTGTGGTCCCAACACAGTGGAAAGCATTTTCTGTGATCTCCCTCTGGTTACTAAACTTGCCTGCATAGATACCTACATTGTAGAGATAGTCATTGTTGCCAACAGTGGGATGATCTCTCTGAGCTGTTTCAGTATTTTGCTTATCTCCTACAGTGTGATCCTCATAACCATCAGGAGTCACTCTTCTACTGGGCAGTCCAAAGCTCATGCCACTTTGACTGCTTACATCACAGTGGTGATTATTTTCTTTGGTCCATGCATCTTCATCTATATCTGGCCTTTCAGCAACCACTCTGTGGATAAGTTCCTTGCTGTTTTTTACACCATTGTCACCCCTATCTTGAACCCAATTATCTACactctgagaaacaaagaaatgaagacagccataaataaattatggaatgCTTTTGTGACTTCTAGAGAGGATAGTtag